Part of the Cloacibacterium caeni genome is shown below.
TCAGAAAAATCTGGTTTTCTAAAATCTAAAGGTGAAGCAAAACGCGAATTACAAGGAAACGCTATTTCTGTAAACAAAGAAAAAGTAAAAGACGATTTCGTAGCTGCTGAAAAAGATTTGATTGACGGCAAATTTTTACTCCTGCAAAAAGGTAAAAAACAATATTTTATTGTAAAAGCGGTCTAAAATAAAATTTACAACGCTTTGCATAGTTAAATAAATTATAAAAACACGCTCTAGAGCGTGTTTTTTGTTATCATTCATTTTTCAATTGTCTACCTTTGTCACTTTATAAATTCTTATTAATGGTTATTATTATTTTCATCATCGTCCTATGGTATTCAGGACTATTTTTTCAAACTTTTTTCCTTCATCGTTACGCAGCACATCAAACTTACACTATGTCTAAATTTGGTGAAAAATTGTGTTTTATTCTTACTTGGATTACCCAAGGTTCTAATTATCTTTCAGCGTATGGTTATGGTGTAATGCACAGAATGCATCACGCTTTTGCTGATACAGAAAAAGACCCGCATTCTCCAAAATACGACCCTAATCCACTGGCAATGATGTGGAGAACGAAAAATGTTTACCAACAAATCAATAAGCAAAAAATTGCCATCGAAGAAAAATTCACCAAAAACGTTCCTCAATGGAAATCATTCGATAAGTTTGCCAGTTCATGGTACTCAAGAATTGGTTGGGGAGCATTCTACACTGTTTTCTTTATTATTTTTTCTGAATATTGGTGGCATTGGTTATTATTACCTGTGGCTATTTTAATGGCTCCAATTCACGGAATGATTATCAATTGGTTTGGTCATATTTACGGATACGTAAATTTCAAAGTGAATGACACTTCTAAAAATTTGTTCCGTTTTGATTGGTTAATGCTTGGCGAAGGTTATCACAACAATCATCACAAGTTCGGAGGAAGAGCTAATTTCGGTGGCGTAAGATGGCACGAAATAGATGTTACGTACATGATTATGTTACTCTTAGAAAAATTAGGTTGGATTAAAATGAACCGAGTGATGGCCACTCCAAAAAGAGAAATCTAAAATTTACAAAATAGAAAACACGCAGATTTGCGTGTTTTTTTTATCTAACCAAACCTTCAAGGATTTTGAATCCTTGAAGGTTTTTCTACACCTCAATCGTAGTAGTATTTTTCACTTCGGCAATCATAAAAGAACTGTGTGTGGAACCAATGTGTTGTAAAGTAGTGAGTTTGGTCACCATAAAACTTCTGTATTCTTCCATATTTTTCACACAAATTTTTAAAATATAATCATAATCGCCACTTACGTGGAAACATTCCGTTACCTCTGGTAAAGTCATAATCTCTTTTTCAAATTGCAAGACATATTCTTTTTTGTGTTGAGTTAATTTCACGTGGCAAAGAACGATAAAATTCCTCTCCACTTTTTGTCTATTAATAATGGCAACATATTTAGAAATCACACTTTGTTTTTCTAATTTTTTGATGCGTTCATAAACCGCTGTCACAGACAAATCTAACTTGTGAGACAATTCTTTAGTCGTTTGTTTGCTATCTTCCTGAAGAAAATAGAGCAATTTTTTATCAATTGAGTCGAGTTCCATAGATTATTTTTTGGAAAAAGTTTACAAAAATCAAATATAATCATAAATTTTTCTATTAATTTTAAATTTAACAGATTTATTTTCTATAATTAAAAATATTCATTGTAAAAAAGTTGGAATTTTTAGAATTTTATTACCAGAAATTTTATTTTCCTCAATCCTAAAGGACGGAAAATTTCTTACATTAAAATTCAATATTATGGAAAATTTCGATGCAGCAAATGCAATTCAAGACTTACAATATTTTGGGGAATTCGGCGGTGTAAATCCTTCAATTTCTGACAGTTCAACTTATACTTTTTTATCTGCAAAAACCATGTTCGATACTTTCGAAGGCAATGCAGAAGGTTGTTATTTGTACTCCAGACATTCATCTCCGATGAATTTATATTTAGCTCAAGCGTTAGCAAAAATGGAAGGAACAGAAGCAGCGAATGTTACCGCATCTGGAATGGGCGCGATTACTTCTACCTTACTTCAAATCTGTAAAAGTGGCGACCACATTGTTTCAGCCAGAACAATTTATGGTGGAACTTACGCATTCTTAAAAAACTTTCTGCCTCCTTTTAACATTGATACAAGCTTTGTAGACATTAATAATTTTGAAGCAATAGAAAACGCCATCAAACCTAATACGAAGGTGATTTATTGCGAAAGCGTGAGCAATCCTTTATTGGAAGTAGCAGACCTAAGAAAACTATCTGAAATTTGTAAAAAACATAATTTAAAACTGATTGTTGACAATACGTTTTCTCCACTTCAGATTTCGCCTATTCAATTAGGTGCAGATATTGTGATTCACAGTTTAACGAAATTCATCAACGGAAGCAGCGATACAGTTGGCGGCGTTTATTGCGCATCTCAACAATTTATAGACGACACCAAAAATGTAAATAACGGAAGTTGTATGCTTCTCGGTCCAACTATGGATAGTTTTCGTTCCGCAAGTATTTTGAAAAACCTAAGAACTTTACACATCAGAATGAAAAAACACAGCGAAAACGCAATGTATCTCGCTGAAAAATTCGAAAAAGATGGTCTGAAAATAAATTATCCTGGTTTAAAATCTCACAGAAATCATGAACTCATGAAATCTATGATGCATCAAGAATATGGTTTTGGTGGTTTATTAACTTTAGATGCTGGAACCGTAGACAAAGCCAATGAATTAATGGAAATGATGCAACAGGAAAACTTAGGTTACCTTGCCGTAAGTTTAGGTTTCTACAAAACATTATTCTCTTGCAGCGGAAGTTCTACCTCATCTGAAATTCCTGAAGAAGAAAGAATTTCCATGGGACTTTCTGACGGTTTAATTAGATTTTCAATTGGTTTAGACCATGACATTGAAAGAACTTATCAAAAGATGAAAGCTTGTATGGTGAAAGTGGGGATTTTGATGTGATAATTTGATGATGCGATAATTTGGTGATTTGATAATGTGATAATGTGATAATTTGATGATGTGGTGATTTTTCGTTCCGTAGGAACGCAATGTGTGTAGAAATTAATAATAACGCTATCAAAGGCGTTCCGTAGGAACGCAATGTCAATCTTCATTCATTTTTCAAAAAAAAAAATAATTTTGATAATTTATAAAACTGACCATGTGTCAGTTTTTTTTATTTGGCAAAATATTGGTAAAGTGAAAAGAAACGGAAGCCAATTTATAGCCCAGATTGCAGCGGAAATCCTTTTTTTTTGAAAAAAGATTGCAGCGGAAAGCTGGTCTGCGGTTGAAAGAATTTACAAAACGTCTTGCTCCTTATCAAATTTTAAAAAATTATCTTTGCAATATGGATTTACAATTTATCGTAAGAGAACCCGAAAATATTACCCCACATACTCAACTTTTGGTGATGATTCATGGTTATGGAAGTAATGAAGAAGATTTATTTTCTTTTCGTCATGATTTGCCAGAAGATTGGATTATCGTGAGTTATAGAGCTCCAAAAATGACCGACTACAATGGTTTTTCTTGGTACGACATTGATTTTAACGATGCTGAAAAATTTATAGATGTAGAACAGGCGGTAGATTCTATGAAAGCGATTATGAAATCTATTGACAACCTAAAACATCATTATCAGTTAGAAGGGAAAACCAATATGATGGGATTTTCGCAAGGTGGAATTCTTACGTTTGCTATGACGCTTACTTACCCGGAATATTTTCAGAAAATCGCTTGTTTAAGTGCTTATCCAGAACCTAAAATCCTTAAAAATATTAAAGGCAAAAAAGAAATTCAGCATCTTAGATTTTTTATTTCTCATGGAACTGAAGATGCCGTAATTCCATTAGAATGGGGAAGAAAAGCAGCAGACTTTTTGTATGAATTGGGCGCATTTTTCACTTTCAGAGAATACATGAACGGACATGGCGTGAATCAAAAAAATTACATGGATTTAATTAACTTCTTTAAATCATAAAAAAGGTGTTTCTGATTCAGAAACACCTTTTTATTATTTAAGAATTCATCAATTCTTCTATTTCTTCTACTTCAATCGGAATGTTTTTCATCAGATTAAAAGCAGGCCCAGAATTCTGAATCACCATATCATCTTCTATTCTCACCCCGAAACCTTCTGCAGGAAGATAAATTCCCGGTTCTACAGTAAACACCATATTTTCCACAAATTTATCTTTTAGAATTCCGTAATCATGGGTATCAAGACCTAAATGGTGAGACGTTCCGTGCATCATGTATTTTTTGTAAGCTGGCCAATTTTTATCTTGGTTCTGAACATCTGCTTTATCTAGAAGTCCTAATTCTAAGAATTTAGACGTGTAGAATTCTCCGCATTCTTTATGATAATCATACCAATTATTTCCAGGAACTAAAAGGGAAGTCGCAAAGTTTTTCATGTCTAAAACCGCATTATAAATCTCTTTTTGTCTCGCTGTAAATTTACCATTCACAGGAATCATTCTGGTAAGGTCAGATGAATAATTAGCATATTCTGCGCCTACATCTAGTAAAATCACATCTCCATCTTTACATTGCATATTATTGGCAATATAGTGCAGTACATTTGC
Proteins encoded:
- a CDS encoding aminotransferase class I/II-fold pyridoxal phosphate-dependent enzyme, yielding MENFDAANAIQDLQYFGEFGGVNPSISDSSTYTFLSAKTMFDTFEGNAEGCYLYSRHSSPMNLYLAQALAKMEGTEAANVTASGMGAITSTLLQICKSGDHIVSARTIYGGTYAFLKNFLPPFNIDTSFVDINNFEAIENAIKPNTKVIYCESVSNPLLEVADLRKLSEICKKHNLKLIVDNTFSPLQISPIQLGADIVIHSLTKFINGSSDTVGGVYCASQQFIDDTKNVNNGSCMLLGPTMDSFRSASILKNLRTLHIRMKKHSENAMYLAEKFEKDGLKINYPGLKSHRNHELMKSMMHQEYGFGGLLTLDAGTVDKANELMEMMQQENLGYLAVSLGFYKTLFSCSGSSTSSEIPEEERISMGLSDGLIRFSIGLDHDIERTYQKMKACMVKVGILM
- a CDS encoding acyl-CoA desaturase; the encoded protein is MVIIIFIIVLWYSGLFFQTFFLHRYAAHQTYTMSKFGEKLCFILTWITQGSNYLSAYGYGVMHRMHHAFADTEKDPHSPKYDPNPLAMMWRTKNVYQQINKQKIAIEEKFTKNVPQWKSFDKFASSWYSRIGWGAFYTVFFIIFSEYWWHWLLLPVAILMAPIHGMIINWFGHIYGYVNFKVNDTSKNLFRFDWLMLGEGYHNNHHKFGGRANFGGVRWHEIDVTYMIMLLLEKLGWIKMNRVMATPKREI
- a CDS encoding alpha/beta hydrolase; its protein translation is MDLQFIVREPENITPHTQLLVMIHGYGSNEEDLFSFRHDLPEDWIIVSYRAPKMTDYNGFSWYDIDFNDAEKFIDVEQAVDSMKAIMKSIDNLKHHYQLEGKTNMMGFSQGGILTFAMTLTYPEYFQKIACLSAYPEPKILKNIKGKKEIQHLRFFISHGTEDAVIPLEWGRKAADFLYELGAFFTFREYMNGHGVNQKNYMDLINFFKS
- a CDS encoding Lrp/AsnC family transcriptional regulator, which translates into the protein MELDSIDKKLLYFLQEDSKQTTKELSHKLDLSVTAVYERIKKLEKQSVISKYVAIINRQKVERNFIVLCHVKLTQHKKEYVLQFEKEIMTLPEVTECFHVSGDYDYILKICVKNMEEYRSFMVTKLTTLQHIGSTHSSFMIAEVKNTTTIEV